A genomic segment from Magnetococcales bacterium encodes:
- a CDS encoding PhoH family protein: MEEKVQTELITFPDNQLAMRLFGECDAHLHLLEEQLCVTLHPRGNSVAITARQGRVEVVRDLLHRLYALLEQGEVVDPQRVADGARALLEDVSPTRLFSPDVAVHTPRRLIHPRNARQAAYIETLWHTDLTFATGPAGTGKTYVAVAVAVQACLEGRVARIVLTRPAVEAGERLGFLPGDLQAKVDPYLRPLYDALHDMLGYEKVEKMLDQNLLEIAPLAYMRGRTLEEAFIILDEAQNTTPEQMKMFLTRLGQTSRAVVCGDATQVDLPAGRGSGLVHAMKILSHVDGIGMIHFTDRDVVRHPLVRRIVRAYEEADGQRS; the protein is encoded by the coding sequence ATGGAAGAGAAAGTCCAGACTGAGCTGATCACCTTTCCTGACAATCAACTGGCCATGCGATTGTTTGGGGAGTGTGATGCGCATTTGCATTTGCTGGAAGAACAATTGTGTGTCACCTTGCACCCGCGTGGCAACTCCGTGGCCATTACGGCCCGACAGGGCCGGGTCGAGGTGGTACGGGATTTGTTACATCGGTTGTATGCTCTGTTGGAGCAGGGGGAGGTTGTGGATCCGCAGCGTGTGGCTGATGGGGCGCGGGCTTTGCTGGAAGATGTCTCCCCGACGAGGCTTTTCTCCCCCGATGTCGCTGTGCATACGCCGCGTCGGTTGATTCATCCGCGCAATGCCCGGCAGGCTGCCTACATCGAAACCCTTTGGCACACCGATCTGACCTTTGCCACGGGTCCGGCTGGGACGGGCAAGACCTATGTGGCGGTGGCGGTAGCGGTGCAGGCCTGCCTGGAAGGGCGTGTGGCACGTATCGTCCTGACCCGGCCTGCCGTGGAGGCTGGCGAACGGCTCGGATTTTTGCCAGGAGATCTCCAGGCCAAGGTGGATCCCTATTTGCGTCCCCTTTACGATGCCCTGCATGATATGCTGGGATACGAAAAGGTGGAGAAGATGCTGGACCAGAACTTGCTCGAAATTGCCCCGCTGGCCTATATGCGTGGCCGCACTCTGGAGGAGGCATTCATCATCCTCGATGAAGCGCAAAACACCACCCCTGAACAAATGAAAATGTTCCTGACCCGTCTGGGACAGACGTCGCGTGCCGTGGTGTGTGGCGATGCCACCCAGGTTGACTTGCCTGCCGGGCGTGGTTCGGGTCTTGTTCACGCCATGAAAATATTGTCCCATGTGGATGGCATCGGCATGATCCACTTTACGGATCGGGATGTGGTGCGCCACCCTCTTGTGCGGAGAATCGTTCGGGCTTACGAGGAAGCCGATGGCCAACGGTCGTAA